One Acidobacteriota bacterium DNA window includes the following coding sequences:
- a CDS encoding formylglycine-generating enzyme family protein: MTHIRAAAVAVWFAAVAAGPSGAGAQPIELPWLTVPAGTFQMGCVPGDTLCLQSEHPRHAVTLSQFDLMATEVTVAQYAQFAEATGRGLPVQPDFPQADDHPAVHLSWDDAADFCAWSGGRLPTEAEWEYAARAGHDGRLYWWGDEVTRDYANFGDLTCCGGATGGPDIWVNTAPVGSLPPNDFGLHDMVGNVWEWVDGWIDDFYPDGPVTDPQPPAAGYLRIMRGASWLNYPEVLRLSVRLPFSAESHTSNVGARCARDPRSVAIE; this comes from the coding sequence ATGACGCACATTCGTGCGGCGGCCGTCGCCGTCTGGTTCGCCGCCGTAGCGGCCGGGCCGTCCGGCGCCGGCGCGCAGCCGATCGAGCTCCCCTGGTTGACGGTTCCGGCCGGGACGTTCCAGATGGGTTGCGTGCCGGGCGATACGCTCTGCCTCCAGAGCGAGCATCCACGCCACGCGGTGACCCTGTCGCAGTTCGACCTGATGGCGACGGAGGTGACGGTCGCGCAGTACGCTCAGTTCGCCGAAGCGACGGGCCGCGGGCTTCCCGTCCAGCCGGACTTCCCGCAGGCGGACGACCACCCCGCCGTCCACCTCTCGTGGGACGACGCGGCGGACTTCTGCGCCTGGTCCGGAGGGCGCCTGCCGACCGAGGCGGAATGGGAGTACGCCGCGCGCGCCGGGCATGACGGCCGGCTCTACTGGTGGGGCGACGAGGTCACGCGCGACTACGCGAACTTCGGCGACCTGACCTGCTGCGGTGGCGCTACCGGCGGTCCCGACATCTGGGTCAATACGGCGCCGGTCGGATCGCTCCCGCCGAACGACTTCGGCCTGCATGACATGGTCGGCAACGTCTGGGAGTGGGTCGACGGCTGGATAGACGACTTCTATCCGGACGGCCCGGTGACCGATCCGCAACCGCCCGCCGCCGGTTATCTCCGCATCATGCGCGGCGCCTCGTGGCTCAACTACCCGGAAGTGCTCCGCCTCTCGGTTCGTCTTCCGTTCTCCGCCGAGAGCCACACGAGCAATGTGGGGGCCCGCTGCGCCCGGGACCCGCGGTCCGTCGCCATCGAATAG
- a CDS encoding RidA family protein, with translation MRIHRIALVFVTGIVVGALLASAAITLTATQDSSPRAINLPGRTTTAPFSDAVLVGNTLYVAGRLGMDPDTGRPPASPAQEARNILDGIQAVLAEADMTMDDLVNVQVFCSDVSLYGEFNQVYTEYFNDDPPARAFLGSGPLLFGARFEVNGIAVKG, from the coding sequence ATGCGGATACATCGGATCGCACTTGTTTTCGTCACCGGGATTGTCGTCGGCGCCCTCTTGGCGAGCGCCGCCATCACCCTCACTGCCACGCAGGACTCGTCGCCGCGCGCGATCAACCTGCCGGGGCGCACCACGACCGCTCCCTTCAGCGATGCCGTCCTCGTCGGCAACACGCTCTACGTGGCCGGCCGGCTGGGGATGGATCCCGACACCGGCCGTCCGCCCGCGTCGCCGGCGCAGGAGGCGCGGAATATCCTCGACGGCATCCAGGCGGTGCTGGCCGAAGCGGACATGACGATGGACGACCTCGTGAACGTGCAGGTCTTCTGTTCCGACGTCTCGCTCTACGGCGAGTTCAATCAGGTCTACACGGAGTACTTCAACGACGATCCACCGGCGCGCGCGTTTCTCGGTTCCGGACCGCTGTTGTTCGGTGCGCGCTTCGAGGTGAACGGGATCGCCGTAAAGGGATGA
- a CDS encoding quinone oxidoreductase — MAHAIRIHENGGPEVLRWEAVDVPDPGPGEAVVRQTASGLNFIDVYFRTGLYPAPQMPLTIGNEGSGVVEAVGDGVTEVAVGDRVAYCMSLGSYAERRVIAARLLVRVPDAISNEAAAAAMLKGCTVQYLIRRTHAVQAGEAVLFHAAAGGVGLIACQWLKHLGATVIGTVGTREKAELARAHGCDHPVVYTEEDVVERVKDITGGKGVPVVYDSVGKDTFRASIDCLQPRGLMVSFGNASGAVEAFAPAVLAAKGSLFLTRPTLASYTATRAELEETTAELFDVIGRGIVKIEVHQTYPLERAADAHRDLEARRTTGSSVLLTGV, encoded by the coding sequence ATGGCGCACGCGATTCGGATCCATGAGAACGGGGGCCCGGAGGTGCTCCGGTGGGAAGCGGTCGATGTCCCCGATCCGGGACCGGGCGAGGCGGTGGTTCGCCAGACGGCGTCGGGGCTCAACTTCATCGACGTCTACTTTCGAACCGGCCTGTACCCGGCGCCGCAAATGCCGTTGACGATCGGCAACGAAGGTTCCGGTGTGGTCGAAGCGGTGGGCGACGGGGTCACCGAGGTGGCGGTGGGCGATCGCGTCGCGTATTGCATGAGCCTGGGCAGCTACGCCGAGCGCCGCGTTATCGCCGCGCGGCTGCTCGTGAGGGTGCCTGACGCGATCTCGAACGAGGCAGCCGCGGCGGCCATGCTGAAGGGCTGCACCGTGCAGTACCTGATCCGTCGGACCCACGCGGTGCAGGCGGGCGAGGCGGTGCTGTTCCACGCCGCGGCGGGGGGCGTCGGACTGATCGCCTGCCAGTGGCTGAAGCACCTCGGCGCCACGGTCATCGGCACAGTCGGCACCCGCGAGAAGGCGGAGCTGGCCCGCGCCCATGGCTGCGACCATCCGGTTGTCTACACGGAAGAAGATGTCGTTGAACGGGTGAAGGACATCACCGGCGGCAAGGGCGTGCCGGTCGTGTACGACTCGGTCGGGAAGGACACCTTCAGGGCATCGATCGACTGCCTGCAGCCGCGTGGCCTGATGGTCAGTTTCGGCAACGCGTCGGGCGCCGTGGAGGCATTCGCGCCGGCTGTCCTGGCGGCGAAGGGATCGCTCTTTCTGACGCGGCCGACGCTGGCGAGCTACACGGCGACCCGGGCCGAGCTGGAGGAGACGACGGCGGAGCTGTTCGACGTGATCGGCCGCGGCATCGTGAAGATCGAAGTGCACCAGACCTACCCGCTCGAGCGGGCGGCCGACGCGCATCGCGACCTCGAGGCACGCCGGACGACCGGATCAAGCGTACTGCTGACCGGCGTCTGA